A portion of the Symphalangus syndactylus isolate Jambi chromosome 13, NHGRI_mSymSyn1-v2.1_pri, whole genome shotgun sequence genome contains these proteins:
- the CNOT3 gene encoding CCR4-NOT transcription complex subunit 3 isoform X9 yields MADKRKLQGEIDRCLKKVSEGVEQFEDIWQKLHNAANANQKEKYEADLKKEIKKLQRLRDQIKTWVASNEIKDKRQLIDNRKLIETQMERFKVVERETKTKAYSKEGLGLAQKVDPAQKEKEEVGQWLTNTIDTLNMQVDQFESEVESLSVQTRKKKGDKDKQDRIEGLKRHIEKHRYHVRMLETILRMLDNDSILVDAIRKIKDDVEYYVDSSQDPDFEENEFLYDDLDLEDIPQALVATSPPSHSHMEDEIFNQSSSTPTSTTSSSPIPPSPANCTTENSEDDKKRGRSTDSEVSQSPAKNGSKPVHSNQHPQSPAVPPTYPSGPPPAASALSTTPGNNGVPAPAAPPSALGAKASPAPSHNSGTPAPYAQAVAPPAPSGPSTTQPRPPSVQPSGGGGGGGGGGGSGSNSNSSASGGAGKQNGATSYSSVVADSPAEVALSSSGGNNASSQALGPPSGPHNPPPSTSKEPSAAAPTGAGGVAPGSGNNSGGPSLLVPLPVNPPSSPTPSFSDAKAAGALLNGPPQFSTAPEIKAPEPLSSLKSMAERAAISSGIEDPVPTLHLTERDIILSSTSAPPASAQPPLQLSEVNIPLSLGVCPLGPVPLTKEQLYQQAMEEAAWHHMPHPSDSERIRQYLPRNPCPTPPYHHQMPPPHSDTVEFYQRLSTETLFFIFYYLEVQQGPRGSLGPPGFAATAAVPPRAGGVRALRHSTWQPRP; encoded by the exons ATGGCGGACAAGCGCAAACTCCAAG GTGAGATTGATCGCTGCCTCAAGAAGGTGTCCGAGGGCGTGGAGCAGTTTGAAGATATTTGGCAGAAG CTCCACAATGCAGCCAACGCGAACCAGAAAGAAAAGTATGAGGCTGACCTAAAGAAGGAGATTAAGAAGCTACAA CGGCTAAGGGACCAGATCAAGACATGGGTAGCGTCCAACGAGATCAAGGACAAGAGGCAGCTTATAGACAACCGCAAGCTCATTGAGACG CAAATGGAACGGTTCAAAGTTGTGGAACGAGAGACCAAAACCAAAGCTTACAGCAAGGagggcctgggcctggcccagaagGTAGATCCTGcccagaaggagaaggaagaggttgGCCAGTGGCTCACG aaTACCATCGACACGCTCAACATGCAGGTGGACCAGTTTGAGAGTGAAGTGGAGTCACTGTCAGTGCAGACACGCAAGAAGAAGGGCGACAAGGAT AAGCAGGACCGGATCGAGGGCTTGAAGCGGCACATCGAGAAGCACCGCTACCACGTGCGCATGCTAGAGACCATCCTGCGCATGCTGGACAATGACTCTATCCTCGTTGATGCTATCCGCAAGATCAAGGACGACGTTGAGTACTATGTCGACTCATCCCAGGACCCCGACTTCGAGGAGAACGAGTTTCTCTACGATGACCTGGACCTCGAGGACATTC CACAGGCGCTGGTCGCCACCTCCCCCCCCAGCCACAGCCACATGGAGGATGAGATCTTCAACCAGTCCAGCAGCACGCCCACCTCGACCACCTCCAGCTCTCCCATCCCGCCCAGCCCAGCCAACTGTACCACG GAAAACTCTGAAGATGATAAGAAGAGGGGACGTTCCACAGACAGTGAAGTCAGCCAG TCTCCAGCCAAAAACGGCTCCAAGCCTGTCCACAGCAACCAGCACCCTCAGTCCCCAGCTGTGCCGCCCACCTACCCCTCTGGCCCCCCGCCTGCTGCCTCTGCCTTGAGCACCACTCCTGGCAACAATGGGGTCCCCGCCCCAGCAGCACCCCCAAGTGCCCTGGGCGCCAAGGCCAGTCCAGCTCCCAGCCACAACTCGGGCACCCCTGCTCCCTATGCCCAGGCTGTGGCCCCACCAGCTCCCAGTGGGCCCAGCACGACCCAGCCCCGGCCCCCCAGCGTCCAGCCTAGCGGAGGCGGTGGAGGCGGCGGCGGAGGTGGAGGGAGCGGCAGCAATAGTAACAGCAGTGCCAGTGGAGGGGCTGGCAAGCAGAATGGCGCCACCA GTTACAGCTCCGTTGTGGCAGACAGCCCGGCAGAGGTGGCTTTGAGCAGCAGTGGGGGCAACAATGCCAGCAGCCAGGCCCTGGGCCCCCCTTCCGGCCCCCACAACCCACCTCCCAGCACCTC GAAGGAACCCAGTGCCGCAGCCCCAACAGGGGCTGGGGGTGTGGCCCCAGGCTCAGGGAACAACTCAGGGGGACCCAGCCTCCTGGTGCCACTGCCTGTGAATCCTCCCAGCTCCCCAACGCCCAGCTTCAGTGATGCCAAGGCAGCCGGTGCCCTGCTCAATGGGCCTCCACAGTTCAGCACCGCCCCGGAAATCAAG GCCCCTGAGCCTCTGAGCTCCTTGAAGTCCATGGCGGAACGGGCAGCCATCAGCTCTGGCATTGAGGATCCTGTGCCAACGCTGCACCTGACTGAGCGAG aCATCATCCTGAGCAGCACGTCAGCACCTCCGGCCTCAGCCCAGCCGCCCCTGCAGCTGTCAGAGGTGAACATACCGCTGTCGCTGGGTGTCTGTCCGCTGGGCCCTGTGCCCCTCACCAAGGAGCAGCTCTATCAGCAGGCCATGGAAGAGGCCGCCTGGCACCACATGCCTCACCCCTCTGACTCTGAGCGTATCCG GCAGTACCTCCCCCGGAACCCCTGTCCGACGCCCCCCTACCACCACCAGATGCCACCCCCACACTCGGACACTGTGGAGTTCTACCAGCGCCTGTCGACCGAGACACTCTTCTTCATCTTCTACTATCTGGAGGTACAGCAGGGCCCCCGGGGCAGCCTCGGGCCCCCCGGCttcgccgccaccgccgccgtcCCCCCTCGGGCTGGAGGGGTGAG GGCACTAAGGCACAGTACCTGGCAGCCAAGGCCCTAA